Proteins encoded in a region of the Vicia villosa cultivar HV-30 ecotype Madison, WI linkage group LG5, Vvil1.0, whole genome shotgun sequence genome:
- the LOC131606052 gene encoding uncharacterized protein LOC131606052, with product MSTLPENSSCRQRNAVHSSDEKSKEGVEDPRSRKRLKEKEKDLKNLSDEKSKEGVEDPRSSQRLKEKEKDLKNLSNEKSREEVEYPISSKRLKEKDKDLKNLSDKKSKEGVEYPRSRKRLKEKEKDLKNLSDEKSKEGVEDPRSSQRLKEKEKDLKYLSNEKSIEEVEYPISSKRLKEKDKDLKNLSDKKSKEVVEDPKSRKTLKEKEKDLKNLSDEKSKEGVEDPRSIQRLKEKEKDLKNLSNEKNIEEVEYPISSKRLKEKDKDLKNLSDKKSKEGVEYPRSRKRLKEKEKDLKNLSDEKSKEGVEDPRSSQRLKEKEKDLKNLSNEKSIEEVEYPISSKRLKEKDKDLKNLSDKKSKEGVEYPRSRKRLKEKEKDLKNLSDEKSKEGVEDPRSSQRLKEKEKDLKNLSNEKSIEEVEYPISSKRLKEKDKDLKNLSDKGLCDWSAMKHLLLFA from the exons ATGAGTACATTACCTGAAAATTCAAGCTGTCGTCAGAGGAATGCCGTACATAGCTCCGACGAG AAGAGCAAAGAAGGAGTAGAAGATCCCAGAAGCAGAAAGAGACtcaaagaaaaggagaaagaccTAAAAAATCTCTCCGATGAG AAGAGCAAAGAAGGAGTCGAAGATCCCAGAAGCAGCCAGAGACtcaaagaaaaggagaaagactTGAAAAATCTCTCCAATGAG AAGAGCAGAGAAGAAGTAGAATATCCCATAAGTAGCAAGAGACTCAAAGAAAAGGATAAAGACCTGAAAAATCTCTCCGATAAG AAGAGCAAAGAAGGAGTAGAATATCCCAGAAGCAGAAAGAGACtcaaagaaaaggagaaagaccTAAAAAATCTCTCCGATGAG AAGAGCAAAGAAGGAGTCGAAGATCCCAGAAGCAGCCAGAGACtcaaagaaaaggagaaagactTGAAATATCTCTCCAATGAG AAGAGCATAGAAGAAGTAGAATATCCCATAAGCAGCAAGAGACTCAAAGAAAAGGATAAAGACCTGAAAAATCTCTCCGATAAG AAGAGCAAAGAAGTAGTAGAAGATCCCAAAAGCAGAAAGACACtcaaagaaaaggagaaagaccTAAAAAATCTCTCCGATGAG AAGAGCAAAGAAGGAGTCGAAGATCCCAGAAGCATCCAGAGACtcaaagaaaaggagaaagactTGAAAAATCTCTCCAATGAG AAGAACATAGAAGAAGTAGAATATCCCATAAGCAGCAAGAGACTCAAAGAAAAGGATAAAGACCTGAAAAATCTCTCCGATAAG AAGAGCAAAGAAGGAGTAGAATATCCCAGAAGCAGAAAGAGACtcaaagaaaaggagaaagaccTAAAAAATCTCTCCGATGAG AAGAGCAAAGAAGGAGTCGAAGATCCCAGAAGCAGCCAGAGACtcaaagaaaaggagaaagactTGAAAAATCTCTCCAATGAG AAGAGCATAGAAGAAGTAGAATATCCCATAAGCAGCAAGAGACTCAAAGAAAAGGATAAAGACCTGAAAAATCTCTCCGATAAG AAGAGCAAAGAAGGAGTAGAATATCCCAGAAGCAGAAAGAGACtcaaagaaaaggagaaagaccTAAAAAATCTCTCCGATGAG AAGAGCAAAGAAGGAGTCGAAGATCCCAGAAGCAGCCAGAGACtcaaagaaaaggagaaagactTGAAAAATCTCTCCAATGAG AAGAGCATAGAAGAAGTAGAATATCCCATAAGCAGCAAGAGACTCAAAGAAAAGGATAAAGACCTGAAAAATCTCTCCGATAAG ggtttatgtgatTGGTCAGCAATGAAGCATTTGTTGTTGTTTGCTTGA